The following DNA comes from Pleuronectes platessa chromosome 9, fPlePla1.1, whole genome shotgun sequence.
TACTCTATTTCCCTAAGGGGGCTTCACACCTTCCCAGTTTGATCTGGACTTTCTGACTTTTCGGTTTAGTCCAAACTGGGGGGTGAAAGATGCCTCGGACAACGGTTCAGACCAACGGACCAACATTTTGTACAACCATGGTTTGGTTAGTTTAAAGAGTGACAACATCTTCCCGGATAGTTCAGACTTTCAGACCAATTGCAGTTAAGACAACATTAAACAATATAAGCAGAAGGAGAAGTGCGTCTTAGAATTTATTGTAGCCCTCACCTCCATCAAAATAATGTTTGAAGAACAAGGATGTTAATTTTGCTGGTAGTAAAATCATAGAGATATTACAAAGTGAACGTGTTCCTTCATTTCCCTCAGTCAAACAGATCAggtttttattcataaaaagtTAGTGACTACAAAGCTGAATTTACAACACGCCAAAGTCAGACAAACACCTGTCTACAAACTAATCACTGACAAGTGCAAGTAGACGCAGCCCACCAAGGTAATAATAGGACGTACTGACCAAAGTCTTCAGTGCACACCTTGAGACACAATGtaaaaactaaccagatcagaTGTAGACTATGACATAAAGACATTAACCTTGGTTGAGACTTTCAGGTTTGAAAACACTCTCAATTGAAAAATGTTGTTGGGAGTGTTGGGTCcacttaaagaaaaacaatgtttaCATTTGAGAACAAAGATATATTAGCATGACAATAAAGTCAGAATATTACAAACATAAAGTCAGTATTTTAGGCTCTGTGTCATTTTATAGGGGAACAGCCAGTCGCCTGGATTAAAATGAGGGTTGTGCAGCATCTTGTTAAATCATTGGATTGTATAGGTTTCACAAATGAAGAAATACTTACTATTTGGCAAATCAGTACAACACTTACTTAAGTATCAGGCATTTGAAAAGATTGGACAAGAAACTGTGTctattctgaagaaagaaccacacagaCCACTCAGAGGAAATTGCCTCTTTTATGGAGGAGAAAATGTCGACTGTGAGGATATCATGAGTTACTTCTGTGTGATATTCAAATAGGTTTTGAACTGGTGCAAGAGGTGATCCAGGTTCTCCTTGGTGGTAATTTCTCCCCAAAATGTTTCCCTCATTAtattattgcttttttttctcataaaaTCATGACTTTATTTCCCTTATATGATGACCTTATTCTCATTAGATTGCTGCTGGGAATGTCATTGTCAGCTATATACCTCTTCATTATCTATGATGCAGCTACATGTTACTAAGCTAAGTCAAACAGTGCGGTGATGCTGCAGCTTCCTAAAGTTGCAGAACACGATCAAACCACGAGCCTTCAACTGGTACCAGACGCCAGCGACCACGAGGgaggcaggcacacacacacttcctcagtGAGACCACACACCTCCGCTGTCGCATCTCAGCTCTTATCCCTCCCTAGTAACAGGACAGAAAGACGCCAAGTTTACTCTGTATCGAGAAACATTTCTCAAGTGTTTTTCTCAGTTTTGGAGAAGCAGGAATTCAGAGAACCACTCAAAGAACCACAGACAAATGATGAGCTGGCTGCTCTGTGACCTCACAGGCTCTTGTAGGAGTTCAGCGAGTCCATCTCTGACTCAGCCAGACATACAGAGGAGCAAATATCGGTTCTCTCAGatcctgtgtctctccttggTGTTTGGCTGGCAGAGCAGACAGCTGGACTGCTACAGCACTGCCCTTAATCTTGAGTGAACCCCCCCGCTCCCCTCCCACCCAGAGAGCCCTGTCTGCCTGTACACCTACAGTACTGCTTTCTCCATGTGGGGGGGTCTCAGCACTTCAAAGCCCCTGGGAGCTGCAGTGGGGTGACGAGCAGAGCTGAGCAGGATCACACTCATcaatgtcaaacaaacaaacaaattgcaTATCATCTAACCATGAAGCTAGCTCAGCAAAAAAACTAGAAGCAAGCTAACTTAGCAACCTCTGCCCTCGGGATGACGTCACACCTGACTAACCCCAGTTGGGTTAGGgtgggggttagggttagggtggggTTAGTTGCCGTTGCACAGGAACAATGTTAACGTTAGCCAACTAGCCATTGTTAGCAAAACAGACTTTAGGGGGCATTCGAGTCGCAACGTCAGACTTGGGTGTTGGCAATTCCGAACTCTGAGGTTTAATGGAACTCGGTTTAACTCCTAAGAGTAAAACAGATAAGATATTTGAACATAGCTGGAGATAGAGGTATTTGTCCTTCAAGCAACAGGACGACTGATGACTTAGACTGACTAATGAGATAAATACGGTTAAAAATAACCTGTATATTCATAAGAGAGGTTGAGGACATAAGTTATGTCATGAGGCACAAACAGCTGGTGACCTGATGCTTTCAGCCTGAACTAACCttcagaaaaaactgaaaaagaaacaTTACTACGACCACGCAGccttgtactgtgtgtgtgagcgcatgCAAACATATGGGACGGCCCCATTTGTATATATTAGCAGTTCAGAGCGTGAAAATCCACTCATCATTTCTTCAGATCTTCCCACTTGTCACTACATATGCTCTATTCTGTGTTTCTAGACTCAACACCCccctcttccttttccttttgttggtttgtgtaaAAATCCTGGGTGGTCCATTGATACGAGCCTCTGTTGCGTGTCTCAGAGCAAGAGAGGTTTGACCCTAAACAAATGTCTCACAGATAGGCGTAGGGAACAgcatctgtttgtgttgacagtGGAACATGACTTCAGTTAATCATAAAGAGGATGGAGATTCTTCTGACTTGTTTTGTTAGAACTTAAAcagtttatgttttgttttcccaGAGCAAGTGTGACTATGTCTTTCGAAGAATCTGTTTCATATGTTTgatccctctcttccctctttctcccACTCTTCATCCTCTTGTTTTGGTTGTCCGTCTctgcacacacatcacacacttgcctctcctctgcttttgtCCTCACCTCTGTTATTCCCCCGGAAAAACAGCTGCAACCCAACAAGGAGGAAGACAACCGCAGGAAGGACCAGCGGGATGGATGAAAGGTGGAAGGAATGCTGATAGACAGGTACACTCAAAAAAAGGATATTGGGTGGCTGTCCTATTTACTTGAATTAAAAGAGTATTTCGAATTAAATAATTCATGTTTGCAAGATGAACGTAATAAAATTGCGTTGGATTTGCTAAATATTCAACAACTTCGCTTTAACACGATTAAATCACGTTGATATGAACTGATATGTTCGAGTTTCTGCGCCAGAAGCACGGCATCGTCGCGAGAACACACCTCCATTACGCATCGCGAGAAGAAAAATACCGGAAGTCAGGTACGTTACCGGATGTGTTCGTCAGGCGCACACGGAGAAGGTAAGAGAAAATCAATTTCCATCCAATCATATGCGAGCGAAATATTGTTCAGAAATCTCATCAGCTGTTAGTCGGTTCATCTTCCACGGTATTAGAACCCAGCGGTGTATTTGTTACTCGCTGTTAGCgggtttttatcaaacttagaaAGTCGTCCGTCACACATGGCGAGTTAACACGGTGTTTTGTGTTGCTAGTTGTGCCTCTATAGCTTGAAAGATAGTTACTCAAACACTTTCATATATGCATTGAACTGAAGAATAACGTTACATCGTGTGAGAAGGACACACAATACATGTGATTAATCAGCGGCTACATCAGAGAAGACGCGGCTTGTGTGAACTCCGGTTCCGGGGAGCAGAGCGCCATTACGGCTACACTCGGCTTACTTTATCACGAGGGAACATTTGCTGGCAGAAATAGTGAGTAACGTCAGCGCATGGGGACAGTGTGACGAGTTAACGAGTTGAAGTAAAAACGAGTCGAGCATGGCGTAGCACGTGACTCATGCATGCAGACACGTGAAACGTCCCGTCCACGAACGCTGCGTATCCTAACAACGTTGCGTTCTATTTACTGGAATTTGTCTACATCTGTATAATGTCACGTTTTCCCGTATTTTTCTTTCCAGCCTCTATGATCCATtagcaaaaaaaaagtaaataatgcaTTTGAACACGTTTAACCAGAGAATGTGACATTGAAATGTTGTCAgctctttttcttctgttttaatgCTGAATCAGATGGATCATTGTTGCCAGCTCCTGCTGTGTTATTCAACCTGCTGATAGAATTATAATAACTCTACACGAACAGTAACTTCCCATGTAAAATCAAATGTCTTTGTAGTATGTTTAAGTATTTCTATTTTCCTCTCCTTTGCATtagcctttctgtctctctctccctcccttcgtCTGTTTCCATTTCTCCCTATCTCTTCCTTACACTCACCCTTTTCTACCTCTGCATCTAGctcttgcttgtgtgtgtttatgtactcATGTGGATGTGTTTTTCCAATTATTTAATGATAACTTCATGTTAACTGATCAATCTCTCTAAATGTATTACAGAAATTTGTGAGTGTGCTGTGACGGCTGTCCGACCACAAGAGTCTCCTATCCGACTGCACCTGTGTCTGTTGTCCAACCTGTCTGAATTCAGGTAAAGAAGGCCATCATAAAGTTTCTTTATATAAGTATATCTGCCAAATTgccttgtcttttttttgttaactAGAGCAGCAGAAACCTTTCTCGTCCATCGTCAaaaatgtgatgtgttttttaggGGGGTGGGGCAAATGTGGAATTGTAAGCTGTGTAGCAAATCTATATCTTCTAGATATGACCTACTGAAACATCTGAGACTACAACACCGTCAAAGGCAGTGCTACCCGtgcccacacacaaactgcccATGTACTTTTAAGACATGGAATGCTATGCATATTCATTTAAGTAGAGTCCATCCTAAACAAAATTCCCAAGAGCTGCTGGAACTGTCAACATTCAGATGCACGTTATGCACTTGCAGAAGTCTATCTACTGAAAAGGATTATTTCATACACATTGGCACTCATTTGAAGAGTAATGAAACTGTTACATGTATGTTTATGGGTtgcagttttaaaacaaatgtatacgGAACCTTTCACTCtcacaaaaacagaaagcaCAACCCACATACCTTGAAAAATTTCAAGCCAGGTGTAGTTACAACCAATCCAGTTTCCTCTGATAGTCCAGAGGAAGATGCATATCATCTggatgactctgcagtagaagCAGATCCTGCATGTGCAAGTACTGATGTGGATTTAAACAAGAACTTGCCTGAAGTAATTGAACAAAGTTTTGCTGCAGCATTGCTCAAGTTGGAGCATTTTGCACATGTGCCAGGCAGAAAACTGGATGAGTTTTTAGAGGAATTGCATTACTTGTCAAGTTCAGCAACATTGCCTCTCTCCATTAACGTTCTTGAGACTGTATTTCAGAAACATAGTACCACAACTGATGTAGCTGTGTTAACTGAAGTAGCCACTGCTCTGGGCACATCTAACCCCTTGCTCAAAGCCATAGGGAAAGATGGTCCCCTGAGCACATCTTATCTTCGCAACCAGtattataaaaaacactttaaggTTGTAGAGCCCATTGAGTACATACTTGATGCCAAGGAAAAACAAAGTTTTCAATATGTGCCTATACTGAAGTCTTTGCAGCAGCTCTTTGATAGAAGCGATTTTGTGGACAGGGTAGTTGAAAACCACAAAGCACAGCAGACTAATAGGCAGCATACTGAGCCGCAAACTTATAAATCTTCTCAGGATGGTTCTCACTTCCAGGCGAACAGTTTTCTGTCCGGGGATGAGGTGagaattttgataactttatatGTAGATGACTTTGAGATCTGCAATCCCCTGGGTACTTCACGCAGGAAACATAAGCTTTGTGGAATCTACTGGACCTTGAGTAATTTGCCTCCAGGTTCACATTCATCACTTGACTCAATTTACTTGGCAGTCCTGTGTAAATCTGATGATGTGAAAAAGCATGGTTTTGACAGTGTCTTACACCCTCTACTTCGAGATATGAAAACTCTGGAAGAAGAGGGAGTTTTCATTCCATTGCTCGGAAAATGTCTAAAAGGAACGATTCAGGTTGTTGCAGCAGATAACCTGGGTGCTCACGGTTTAGCTGGTTTCAACGAGAGCTTTTCTGGTGGGTATATCTGTCGATTTTGCACAGGAACAAGAAAAGACATCCAAACAAAAGATGTAAAGTCCGGTGCATTTAGTCTCCGAACAAAGGAACTCCATGACTCTCATGTGAAATCAGCTAAGGAGAACGGTGCAAGTTGTTACGGAGTGAAAGGCCATTGTGTTATCACCAAAACTCTTTCCCACTTCAGTGTTCTCACAGGTTATCCCCCAGATCTTATGCATGATGTTTTCGAGGGCATAGTGCCGGTAGAGCTTGCACGGTGCTTGGCATTGCTGATATCCAAAAAATATTTCAGTCTACAAACCCTCAACCAGTCCATATTGCATTTCCCTTACAAGTGGGGAGACAAGACCAACAAGCCACATGTGATCCCACATATGTTTTCAACAAGGAAAACAATTGGTGGGAATGCTCATGAAAACTGGGCTCTGTTGCGACTATTACCATTCATAGTTGGTCATCTGGTGCCTGAGGGTGAAATGGCGTGGCAAATACTTATGGACTTGAAAGACATTGTAGAGCTTGTCGTtgttccaacacacacagatgagtcCATTGCCTATCTTGAGGGCAAAATTTCAGAGCACAGACAAAAATACCAAGAACTGTTCCCTGAAATGCAGCTCCTTCCAAAACATCATTATTTGGAGCACTATCCCCAGCTGATCAGGATGTTTGGTCCTCTTGTGGGGCACTGGACCATGCGATTTGAGgctaagcacagtttttttaagcaGGTTGCACGACATACCAATTGCTTTAAAAATGTGCCCCTCTCGCTAGCTGTTAAGCATCAGCTCATGATTTCACATCATTTGAGATTGTGTAGTTTTGAAAAAACTGCCCTAGAGGTAGCAAATGTCTCAACCGTTTCTGTCGATGTTTTGAAACATGAAGTAGTTCATACTATTGAGCAGAAATTCCCCGGTACGACTGAAGTCCACCTTACTAAGTGTGTGTCAAGCAAAGGTGTAAATTTCAGAAATGGAATGATAGTCGCTCATGGATCTTCAAGTGGCCTGCCTGATTTCGCAGAGATAGTTCAGATTTGTGTTTTGCAGGAGAAACTGTGTTTCATCGCAAGAAGGCTTTTTGGATGGTACAGGGAACATTTCAGAGCCTTTGAGCTGAGTGCATGTCCAGCCAGAGAAACGGTTTTGATTGAGCTTGATGAACTGGCTGATGACTACCCTTTGTCCGACTACTTTGTTGGACCTCTCAGAATGGTGACATTAAAAAGACATATTATCACATAAGGTATGTTAATGTTTATATAATGAATGTCAAATGGCTTTGCTCTAGCATTGTTTTTTGAATTTCTGACCAATTTTTGTTGAAACATTTGAGCCTAATCTTCTCTTTCCTCATTTGCAGACTGCGGTGAAATGACTGATCCAGTTAAGTTCCGAATCATTCTGGGAGAGAATAATTCCCAGAGATTGATCCTTCCTGGCGGGATACCAGACTCTATCAGTGACCTTGCGGACCAAATAAAGCAGCAGTGTGGAGTAGAAGGGGACTTCAGACTTCAATACATGGATTACGAGTTTGGGAATGAATTCACCAACTTGCTGTCAATGTCAGATGTCCAGGACAAAAGTACCATCAAGGTCATATTTAATTCCATTACTACTGTCCAGCATGATGGCTCTCGGCCCCCTCCCtacccagctgctgctgccaccatTCGATCTCCACATGACTCCTCGTCCCTTTCTTCGGGTAGCTCACAGGATACAGAAATACTGTCTTCACCGGAGTCCACTTCCTCAAGATCCTCTGGATGGCCCATTATCTTCACTGTTCCCCGGTTCTCCTAtgatgctgagctgcagctggacaggGCCAACACTGCTTTTAAAGAAACTGGAACTTTGTTAAGTCCTGATACCCAACTTAAGTCAGCCATTCTTGATGGCTTGACTGAAACTATTGTGAAGTACAAAGTGTACCTCTCCGACCGTGAGTTTGAGGAGGTAGCTGAAGCTCTTGTATCAGCACATCCATGTTTGAAAGAACCAGGCTCAGTCACTGGATTTGGCGGCTGGAAGACGAGCTTGAAATATAAACTTGGTAACTACCGAACAAAGCTCAGGCGGCTTGGCTGCCCAGAAGTCACAGTAAATGCCCTAACACACAAACCTGGTGGCAAATGCAGTCCTGCTTATGGTGTAAAGAGACCAAAAAAAGCAGAAGTGAATTACTGCCCTGCCTACCCGTCTGGTGAAACTGCCGAGACACAAGAAGGACTAAGAGTGGCCCTCCTCTcagaagtgaagaaaagaaacaatgagGAGAATGTGGCGAAAATGATGGACAAGACCTTTGCTTACAGGAGGCAAGAAGTAGTTCGGGAGGCACCAATGATAGCTGAATTCACAACGAGGTGGCCGGCTCTCTTCAATGTGCATGAGGTAAGTAAATGACTGTGTGAAGGAACATCCTCTTTCACTTTTTACAGTGTGAGCTATATAGAGACACCTATTTGCAGACTGATGTATTTCATAAACTGGTAAAGGTTCACTGGCTCTGACCGTGgaatttgaatggagaaaactAATATTGATAAACCAAACATGTACCACTGAAatcaaaaaagccaaactaatttttatttttttatctttcccAATTTGTAGGTGTGTTTGGAATTCAAGAGAATCACAACACTCCATTTAGAGTCAAAGTTCTTCTCTGAGTTGGATGCTTACTCTGCAGACCTAATCAAGTTGTTTGCCAAGAAAGGCGGAGTTCAAGGGAAACAGATCAGAAGCATCATGGTACCCATGACTGAGGTATGATAATGGAGAAGTGACTCATGTTATATactcatatttataataattacacATCTATTCTAGCTTCTTAATGCTTATCATGTTGTGATGACCTGTGAATCTTGCATCCGGTGTGTGAAAACAACTCTGCTGGCTGGTGTTGATGTTTTtcctaatgtgttttttcttttttcccataTTCTCTCTAATCTGCAACCTTAGACTGACAGCATTGATGTCAGAAGAGAATGCATACTGAAAAGTCTTTGCGTCTACTTGAATGAAGATCCAGAGAAGCTGGTGAAAGAATACCTGGTATGTTGATTTAACTTAATCTTCACTGGGGATGATCATGGTTAATTTTCCCCTTAATTCATATAGCCCTTAAAACTTTCAAAATATCAGCTCCAAAAACATTTGGAATGCATTtactttgattatttgaagATGGTTGGGGATAGCTGTTTTACATTAATAGTGTAAAAATGCCACGTGCTGTAAGATATGGAATataatgcacataaatgaaacattatttctcttattaaatttaatttttttcttaattacaGAGCGATGATGAAAGCAGTCTGGCGGCTATGGCAGAGACGGTCTTTGGAGTTTTTGTCATTCGACACCACGGTGCAGGGCCCAGTGAGAACCCAGAGGATGTCGGAATTATTCTGGAGGGTGTAATGGTGTTGCATGAGTTGAGGTATGTGCCTTTTGCAGTGGCAATGTTGCTTGCGCTCGTCTATGCTCTAAACCTGAGCTACCCCAGAGAACTAAGATACACCTTTGAAGCTCTGCAGAAGATCATTATGAAACTAGATGGAAATAAACTTTCCGCAAAAGTGCAAGCTCTCAAAACATTGCTTTCCCGTTAATAACCACACAAGGTACATGACTGAGCTCATCCTCACCTTAGGAAATCACCCTGTGATTGCTTTAGATTGCTTTAAATCAGTAAAAAATCTCGTTCAATCAAAACATAATTGAAGTTAAAATACTCCGACTGTAAGGTTTTCAATGATTctctaaagtaaaaatgtttttccttgaCAATGTTTTAGATTGCCCACTGTTGGTTTTTATGTAATAATATCCCtaactgtgaaatgttttttttttgttactaAGGTAAAGTAAAAAATTTTTGGCACTTTAAAAATAAGTGAAgcagtgttttgtttataaTGTTCAAGTTTTGACACTGAGCAGGCTTCAATTCATTGAACCTCTGTTTCTGATGTTAATGTTCACTGTTACATTCTAAATATGTTGGTCTGATGTTGAAGTGgaatgtgaaatgtttcaagGGAAATGTGAGTCTAATGCTGGCCTCACACTGCAAGGTTCTCGTCAAATTTATGCCCTGGCCCCGCCCAACAATCGACAGAAAAATCGGGTCTGCGACATTGTCAGTCCTGATTGAGGGGGGTACTGATCAATCGTAAGCCTTGATCGGCTAATATAGCGTCGGGGGTTACCCGATCgctttaaaacattttagaaatttgTTGAATTAGATCTTTCCAAAACTTTCTATCTGTGACCATTCCCTCGGCCATGATATTCTAATGGAGTCCTGTAATATGTGATGGCTACTAGACAGCCCCCCATTTCTTAAAAGCACTCTACTGTTCACTAAATCACTCTACTTTTGTGAATTTgcttctttatatatatatatatatatatgtgtgtgtgtgcgtgttctcaAAAATGGGaaagtatatttttttatatttacaagcACCTGAAAGTGTTAACTTTTCTTGCACTTTGAAAAATAAGGGAAGCAATGTGTTGATGTTAagagaaagtatttttttatgttgttttcaaGCACCTGAAAGTGTTGAACTTTGTTCTTTTgaagaaatacaatttgattgcctcatccacagtttgtcttgtcttgtttccagccttttaaacatttaatttggttttgttACTAGTCACATTGTTTGCACTTGAAAGCTATGGTTTGAATTTACTTAATTAAATCATGGAAAGAATTTCCACGTGATTAAAAGGCTTTGTTTTAGCACTAAGCAATTATGTTGGGCCAACTTAATTTTTTTGGGATAGATTAACTCAATTTAAtagtttaaattgtattaatttgaaatcAGTTGGATAAACTCTATTGAATTAAGTTAGTCTTAATTAGACTAACTATTAAATCAAGTTGGATCTAATTCAACAAACTAAGTTGAATCAACTGTAAGATATAACACTAACCCAACCTAAGAAAATTACGTTAGACCAACATAATTGCTTTATGCTGAAAGAAACCCATTTAATCATGTGGAAATTCTTTCCatgatttttttaagtaaattcaAGGAATTATTTTTTTGAGTGTAGGTTAAGAGGATGTTTCAAGTATCTCAGCATCTGTTGTGCAAACCTCTTatgatctcagtgcagcagcagcagaacaggaCATCTAGCAGGCTGGCTGCATGCTAGATGTCCTGTTCCCCCATTTGTCCCGAGTACACCTGCCTTGCTAGAGTTTCCGACTCATAAAACGCTTTTTGTGGCTTTTCCAACCCATGCACTGACAAATGcaatatgtgcacacacagatgcacatgcACAGGTTTATAgttacacatatacacacactcgaGTGGACACACAGATGCCCAGTGGCCTGTTGCTGTGGTCAGGCAAAATGAGGTGAAGCATAACTTTCATGCTATTTGGCCTGATTATAAATTGGCTTAGTGGGCTGGAATGATTCAGAAAATTAGATATTGGTTcaaagttttggaaggaaatCATATTATGTTCAATCCTTTGGCTTTGATGATCAGATTTCCCAAAGTTATTTTCATCTGTCCTGCGGACGGCAAGTAAACACTTATAGATAAACATCTATTCTTAGCTGACAGGGATCGAAAGATGTTTGTAATGGGAGACATCAAGTGTCCAGGTGGAGCAAATTTGTCAATCTTGCCTGCATTTATTGTGCTGGTAAAGGGTTTAGACAGAAATTTTACTTGGCCGAGCGTTTTCATTTCCAGGGCTGAGCTGCCAGTTTCACATTTAATACTGGGAATCCAATGACACAGTCTGCATTTAGTTTATCGACCTATCTGTATCACAGCAATGAGTTATATAAAGTGATTTTCTCTCATATATTAATTATCTCATGATCTGCTTTTTAAGTGTCTGTATGGACATACAGAGATTAATACATGTAAGACTACTAGTGGATACTCTCATAGACATTAAGTAGCTCAGATTTATCAAAAAAAGTCGCCATATTTGTTGCTAGGTTCTAGATTCAGGGTAAGAAAGGCGAAGTTGCTAACACTGCCTGTAAATGAACTCTGATGACGTAACATAAATTTGCACCAAATCCTTTTGAAAGAGCAATGGTTAAAAGAGAAGGTCCAATACTCGAACGGCCAACCAATGGTATAACCTCACCACTCAGTCATGTGGCATTCATCTGACCAATGGCAGAGCTTCATCACAGCCAGTCAGCGGCAGACGTCATATGGCGTTTGCAGTCCAGCCAACAAAAGTCAACACACCGTCACCAGGAGAGGTTTGTTGCTTCCTCCTTCTGAAACACTTCCATTTGTTCTCAGTCAGGTTCTCAGTGATGGTGTCTTTGAAGCTGTTTTAGGTGAATAAAGAAAACTTGTCTCAACTTGTTGTGTCAACTGTGCAATGTTTGAAGCTAAATTGAGAAAGACTCATCAATCACCCTAGGCTGAGTCTATGAAGAACTAATTCTCAAGGGTAGAGAAGTCCGTGATAAACTTGAACCAAAAGGTGCAGTGTGCAATCCAAGACCTTGTCACAGACGGGATGACATTAGGACGTGACAAATAACGTCTGGACTATGATTGTTTCCTCCACGTCTTGTACATACAGAATCCTCTTTGATTACATcttc
Coding sequences within:
- the LOC128448677 gene encoding uncharacterized protein LOC128448677, which translates into the protein MTDPVKFRIILGENNSQRLILPGGIPDSISDLADQIKQQCGVEGDFRLQYMDYEFGNEFTNLLSMSDVQDKSTIKVIFNSITTVQHDGSRPPPYPAAAATIRSPHDSSSLSSGSSQDTEILSSPESTSSRSSGWPIIFTVPRFSYDAELQLDRANTAFKETGTLLSPDTQLKSAILDGLTETIVKYKVYLSDREFEEVAEALVSAHPCLKEPGSVTGFGGWKTSLKYKLGNYRTKLRRLGCPEVTVNALTHKPGGKCSPAYGVKRPKKAEVNYCPAYPSGETAETQEGLRVALLSEVKKRNNEENVAKMMDKTFAYRRQEVVREAPMIAEFTTRWPALFNVHEVCLEFKRITTLHLESKFFSELDAYSADLIKLFAKKGGVQGKQIRSIMVPMTETDSIDVRRECILKSLCVYLNEDPEKLVKEYLSDDESSLAAMAETVFGVFVIRHHGAGPSENPEDVGIILEGVMVLHELRYVPFAVAMLLALVYALNLSYPRELRYTFEALQKIIMKLDGNKLSAKVQALKTLLSR